The following coding sequences are from one Triticum aestivum cultivar Chinese Spring chromosome 5A, IWGSC CS RefSeq v2.1, whole genome shotgun sequence window:
- the LOC123106159 gene encoding uncharacterized protein isoform X1 — protein MPPSPSRPPPAAEVSDAEMSDGEVPPRQAAEDLVRGAANRAAPGSAGEEDEEIYDDDDESSDYNSYDDGDDESDESGSYYEDHEEEEEREGAGGDRASGGAEEEAASAGVGGGPKAEGSPRAAATCCICMDPWASYGAHRICCIPCGHVYGRSCLERWLRRGGNTSAKCPQCSERFKHRHIINLYSSVHLWNDCYLKEIRAQSTSSSSSVHPRPHAISVRISQLEARMEEERRLREEAMRRQEERIAAQNQFFEERMAAQNQLFEERMEAQSQFFKEQRAAQRQDIEESRAAHNQLLEERMSQAIKESRAAQNQFFEERMAALSLAFKEMLAAQSQAIEERISQGIKERLEAERALYQEQFQSPYALHGRSPPSMPSLPPPRAPHTHTHLSARSNDPGGGTSAHGQGSSSTHHDGGTPRFSTRRVVLGYESCCAALLDDDPHEFFSNAINHTYTLPNLVNLR, from the exons ATGCCGCCCTCGCCGtcgcggccgccgccggcggcggaggTCTCCGACGCTGAGATGTCCGACGGAGAGGTACCGCCTCGCCAGGCTGCGGAGGACTTAGTCAGGGGAGCGGCGAACCGCGCCGCGCCGGGCTCGGCCGGCGAAGAGGACGAGGAGAtttacgacgacgacgacgagagcTCCGATTACAACTCctacgacgacggcgacgacgaatCCGATGAGAGCGGCTCGTACTACGAGGaccacgaggaggaggaggagcgggagggcGCCGGCGGGGACAGGGCCTCCGGGGGCGCGGAGGAGGAGGCTGCGTCGGCCGGCGTGGGCGGCGGCCCAAAGGCGGAGGGGAGTCCCCGGGCGGCGGCCACCTGCTGCATCTGCATGGATCCCTGGGCCTCCTACGGCGCTCACCGCATCTG CTGCATTCCATGTGGACATGTCTACGGCAGATCCTGCTTGGAGAGGTGGCTACGCCGCGGCGGCAACACCAGCGCCAAG TGCCCTCAGTGCAGTGAAAGGTTCAAGCACAGGCACATCATCAATCTCTACTCGTCGGTGCATCTCTGGAACGATTGCTACCTCAAAGAG ATCCGAGCTCAAAGTACGAGTTCAAGTTCTTCTGTACACCCTCGTCCACATGCTATTTCAGTTAGGATCTCCCAACTCGAG GCCCGGATGGAGGAAGAAAGGAGGCTACGGGAGGAAGCCATGAGAAGGCAAGAGGAGAGGATAGCGGCACAGAATCAATTCTTCGAGGAGAGGATGGCGGCACAGAATCAACTCTTCGAGGAGAGGATGGAGGCACAGAGTCAATTCTTCAAGGAGCAAAGGGCGGCACAGCGTCAAGACATCGAGGAGAGCAGGGCGGCACATAATCAATTATTGGAGGAGAGGATGAGTCAAGCCATCAAGGAGAGCAGGGCGGCACAGAATCAATTCTTTGAGGAGAGGATGGCGGCACTGAGTCTAGCCTTCAAGGAGATGCTGGCGGCACAGAGTCAAGCCATCGAGGAGAGGATTAGTCAAGGCATCAAGGAGAGGTTGGAGGCAGAACGAGCTCTCTACCAGGAGCAATTCCAG AGTCCTTATGCTCTCCACGGCAGAAGTCCGCCATCGATGCCAAGCCTTCCTCCTCCACGTGCTCCACACACTCAT ACGCATCTATCAGCTAGATCGAATGACCCGGGAGGTGGTACATCCGCACATGGTCAAGGAAGCTCAAGCACCCATCATGATGGTGGTACTCCAAGGTTTTCGACTCGACGAGTCGTTCTGGGGTACGAGTCGTGCTGTGCCGCTCTACTAGACGACGACCCCCATGAATTTTTTAGCAATGCTATCAATCACACATATACATTGCCAAACCTTGTCAACTTACGGTAA
- the LOC123106159 gene encoding uncharacterized protein isoform X2, protein MPPSPSRPPPAAEVSDAEMSDGEVPPRQAAEDLVRGAANRAAPGSAGEEDEEIYDDDDESSDYNSYDDGDDESDESGSYYEDHEEEEEREGAGGDRASGGAEEEAASAGVGGGPKAEGSPRAAATCCICMDPWASYGAHRICCIPCGHVYGRSCLERWLRRGGNTSAKCPQCSERFKHRHIINLYSSVHLWNDCYLKEIRAQSTSSSSSVHPRPHAISVRISQLEARMEEERRLREEAMRRQEERIAAQNQFFEERMAAQNQLFEERMEAQSQFFKEQRAAQRQDIEESRAAHNQLLEERMSQAIKESRAAQNQFFEERMAALSLAFKEMLAAQSQAIEERISQGIKERLEAERALYQEQFQSPYALHGRSPPSMPSLPPPRAPHTHTHLSARSNDPGGGTSAHGQGSSSTHHDGGTPRFSTRRVVLGGPLNSYSAVILIVGHR, encoded by the exons ATGCCGCCCTCGCCGtcgcggccgccgccggcggcggaggTCTCCGACGCTGAGATGTCCGACGGAGAGGTACCGCCTCGCCAGGCTGCGGAGGACTTAGTCAGGGGAGCGGCGAACCGCGCCGCGCCGGGCTCGGCCGGCGAAGAGGACGAGGAGAtttacgacgacgacgacgagagcTCCGATTACAACTCctacgacgacggcgacgacgaatCCGATGAGAGCGGCTCGTACTACGAGGaccacgaggaggaggaggagcgggagggcGCCGGCGGGGACAGGGCCTCCGGGGGCGCGGAGGAGGAGGCTGCGTCGGCCGGCGTGGGCGGCGGCCCAAAGGCGGAGGGGAGTCCCCGGGCGGCGGCCACCTGCTGCATCTGCATGGATCCCTGGGCCTCCTACGGCGCTCACCGCATCTG CTGCATTCCATGTGGACATGTCTACGGCAGATCCTGCTTGGAGAGGTGGCTACGCCGCGGCGGCAACACCAGCGCCAAG TGCCCTCAGTGCAGTGAAAGGTTCAAGCACAGGCACATCATCAATCTCTACTCGTCGGTGCATCTCTGGAACGATTGCTACCTCAAAGAG ATCCGAGCTCAAAGTACGAGTTCAAGTTCTTCTGTACACCCTCGTCCACATGCTATTTCAGTTAGGATCTCCCAACTCGAG GCCCGGATGGAGGAAGAAAGGAGGCTACGGGAGGAAGCCATGAGAAGGCAAGAGGAGAGGATAGCGGCACAGAATCAATTCTTCGAGGAGAGGATGGCGGCACAGAATCAACTCTTCGAGGAGAGGATGGAGGCACAGAGTCAATTCTTCAAGGAGCAAAGGGCGGCACAGCGTCAAGACATCGAGGAGAGCAGGGCGGCACATAATCAATTATTGGAGGAGAGGATGAGTCAAGCCATCAAGGAGAGCAGGGCGGCACAGAATCAATTCTTTGAGGAGAGGATGGCGGCACTGAGTCTAGCCTTCAAGGAGATGCTGGCGGCACAGAGTCAAGCCATCGAGGAGAGGATTAGTCAAGGCATCAAGGAGAGGTTGGAGGCAGAACGAGCTCTCTACCAGGAGCAATTCCAG AGTCCTTATGCTCTCCACGGCAGAAGTCCGCCATCGATGCCAAGCCTTCCTCCTCCACGTGCTCCACACACTCAT ACGCATCTATCAGCTAGATCGAATGACCCGGGAGGTGGTACATCCGCACATGGTCAAGGAAGCTCAAGCACCCATCATGATGGTGGTACTCCAAGGTTTTCGACTCGACGAGTCGTTCTGGG GGGACCGCTGAACTCCTATTCAGCTGTCATTCTGATCGTAGGGCACCGCTGA